Proteins encoded together in one Xyrauchen texanus isolate HMW12.3.18 chromosome 50, RBS_HiC_50CHRs, whole genome shotgun sequence window:
- the lama3 gene encoding laminin subunit alpha-3 isoform X1: MMDQSWKLWIGVLVLFSLDLWVSADDLGSLNKSWRDTDVQVENHNNQEQQIFRKYCESSDITGCDPGYYRERRGPYKGQCLPCNCNGLSNECDQHTGKCLNCQFNTVGDHCERCMEGYYGSAALRTCHICPCPFTDPYNSFALGCLKVGDDFECLCKAGYSGVRCERCSVGYYGNPLAQRGNCQPCDCDLGYACDQFTGDCYEADEPDTGDCLECDICVTTLLDDLEAVDKEFLTLKTQLQSLSQNSASLTTLRKLEDAIAGTKVLVKKYTESVHTLKPKVAELESDIEIVEDDLMVLNEKAIQTSSNAVQLLKTLTKTYQRGGNLHSESVNVLQKIQEFLDQLKQSNHTGGNTEEATRMLKEARRMLVEMQRQNCNTQRGLAIEELRKAQTLFNLIMNDLMVPLNHTSVATNRIRQKLMEQAADIRDIQEALIDAELDVNEANDVNNKNEKQLEDILTHLKVLEKDQGNIMADVNMIRRTLKDTSDLQKMMEDLTKDMSHLAAQIDGAKNSLDAKLNLLSKATAKERIVSKAEEHAQELWNLAMDFQMVILNIINSSAVQIAIEAIRALTDVTNAIREAEAAANWAKKVADQVLEDVQGQDLLKKADNLKELANKLLINAKKAEKILQDVTQKSEAYRNLIHQAEDKQSQLRQAMQDVVRKLNNIKRDDIGILIDQTKEDAFNVNTTTSDVIARIQNISEELNKTRIPSHESNLNNIIDDVNKTLAELDQSFPSLINKLQDIENQSEHLPSQANTSSSIRRIKDLIESARDMANRIRGPIFFSGDAHIELRPPKDLEDFRAFTAINLTLHQPEVPSRGDGRRRRQQEGENLFVLYLGNKHTVKDYIGLVVRNGVLFCVYKLGGIIYEIETSEITKSKNDKAFMDRVDFRRVYQDAVVFFTKTFTSSEPKVINTIPSLPQTTVGLLDLDSNEVALFVGGYPSDFTPPEELRYPGYKGCIEFSTLNDHILGLFNFQRAVNITKNNICLRGKVRTSGYYFDGTGYVKVEVLRKNSIIKFYVQSHQMDAVLFHMGNETSYYFVEMEGGYIVLKGATNDKIIFEKTKEKVFFTNFIQIRITLNNKDIKVQATDSGVNIYLGNVKGFFEEAYIGGVPGEVREKYNIILPSLRGCVNSVQVDITVVFTEEVGIVSGCPNPLLGVREATFKRESFLSVPPIVEDTEKGTMVSLGFKSFSPTGVLLHTGGMENEFELYLSDGFIHMRDTNNNLRTKNQYEIGKWHYVTAFKNSSGMQLNVDNTNMGDPQISTIPKGMEKEIVLGKFDGCLRNVYIRSLQKQYIPEDLSSFNQNGNVSLGFCKDERPPQKTAKKSARHAGITSDSKLGNSKQGCRYPKFLKHTHHLGTNSQLQFSIDSEELNNRPQFSLDVQTKSSNGLLLHIIRKQGVPLVVLYLVDGKVTLSVGSDNITSSQKINNGNWHNIKFIVKKRAFLLAVDDLRIPNGRLSKGFTHDLRSPVYVGYGQLHMANKTQGKATLQKSIIGCIRDLKFSNVLLAEPAVNHGATHCFKGMSEKGAYFAGDGAHVVLENFLISGSTFNLAFEFRPRKLTGLLFHKRNHHGQTLTVFLKSGKVVVKVYDGQRHYRTAVTPIQPLCAAFNYVTVSTRRKTIELRVNEATSRVKRLTGLNPSARETIYIGGISEKLLKEVEVRTSYAGCLRNLRLNKTPLSLKYATSVFGPINTTECPAENGNTPEYHVEKMS, encoded by the exons ATGATGGATCAGAGCTGGAAGCTGTGGATTGGAGTTCTGGTGCTGTTCTCTCTGGATCTCTGGGTATCTGCAGATGATCTTGGATCCCTAAACAAGTCCTGGAGGGACACTGATGTCCAAGTCGAAAACCACAACAATCAGGAGCAGCAGATTTTCAGAAAGTATTGTGAATCCTCAGATATTACG GGTTGTGATCCTGGTTATTATAGAGAAAGAAGAGGACCGTATAAAGGACAGTGTTTACCTTGCAACTGCAATGGGCTGTCCAATGAATGTGACCAACATACAGGAAAATGTTTG aacTGCCAGTTTAATACTGTAGGTGACCACTGTGAACGCTGTATGGAAGGTTACTATGGCAGTGCCGCTTTGAGGACCTGCCATATATGCCCATGCCCCTTTACAGACCCATATAACAG TTTTGCTCTTGGATGTTTGAAGGTTGGGGATGATTTTGAATGTCTGTGCAAGGCTGGTTACTCTGGAGTTCGATGTGAAAG GTGTTCGGTTGGATACTATGGCAACCCTTTAGCACAAAGAGGAAACTGTCAACCCTGTGACTGTGACCTTGGTTATGCATGTGACCAATTTACAGGCG aTTGTTATGAGGCCGATGAGCCTGACACTGGTGACTGCTTAG AGTGCGATATCTGTGTCACTACATTACTGGATGATCTTGAAGCAGTGGATAAAGAGTTCCTCACTCTGAAGACTCAACTACAGTCATTAAGTCAGAATTCTGCTTCACTTACTACACTGAGAAAACTTGAAGATGCCATTGCTGGTACAAAG GTTTTGGTCAAAAAGTACACTGAATCTGTCCACACACTAAAACCAAAGGTTGCAGAGCTTGAATCAGATATTGAAATTGTCGAAGACGACCTAATGGTTCTCAATGAAAAG GCAATTCAAACTTCAAGTAATGCAGTTCAGTTGCTGAAGACTCTGACGAAAACATATCAAAGAGGGGGCAACTTACATTCTGAAAGTGTAAACGTCTTACAAAAGATTCAAG AGTTCTTGGATCAGTTGAAGCAATCAAACCACACAGGTGGGAACACTGAGGAGGCCACCAGGATGTTAAAAGAAGCCCGTCGGATGCTAGTGGAAATGCAAAGACAGAACTGCAATACTCAGAGAGGACTGGCAATTGAAGAGCTAAGAAAAGCACAAACAC TTTTCAACCTCATCATGAATGACTTAATGGTTCCTCTGAATCACACCTCGGTTGCCACTAATCGCATCAGACAGAAACTAATGGAACAGGCTGCTGATATTCGAGATATACAAGAGGCTCTTATAGATGCGGAGCTTGACGTGAACGAGGCAAATGATGTGAATAACAAAAATGAGAAACAACTGGAAGATATTTTG ACTCATTTAAAGGTATTGGAGAAAGATCAAGGAAATAtaatggctgatgtgaacatgaTAAGAAGGACATTGAAAGATACATCGGATCTTCAGAAAATGATGGAGGACTTGACAAAG GATATGAGTCATCTTGCTGCTCAGATTGATGGAGCAAAAAACTCTCTAGATGCAAAACTCAACCTGCTTTCGAAGGCCACCGCTAAGGAGCGAATTGTCAGCAAAGCTGAAGAGCATGCCCAGGAACTTTGGAATCTAGCTATGGACTTTCAAAT GGTCATCCTGAACATTATCAACTCATCCGCTGTTCAGATAGCCATTGAAGCCATCAGAGCATTAACTGATGTCACCAATGCAATCAGAGAGGCGGAAGCTGCAGCCAACTGGGCCAAAAAGGTGGCAGACCAGGTTCTTGAG GATGTGCAAGGACAAGATCTGCTAAAGAAAGCCGACAATCTTAAAGAGCTAGCAAATAAACTACTGATTAATGCCAAGAAGGCAGAGAAAATCCTACAAG ATGTCACccagaaaagtgaagcttataGAAACCTGATCCACCAGGCAGAAGACAAACAGAGCCAGCTGAGGCAAGCCATGCAAGATGTGGTGAGGAAATTGAACAACATTAAAAGGG ATGATATTGGTATCCTAATCGACCAAACCAAGGAAGATGCTTTCAATGTTAACACCACAACCAGTGATGTGATAGCCAGAATACAGAACATCAGTGAAGAACTGAACAAAACCAGAATTCCATCTCATGAATCAAACCTGAACAACATTATTGATGATGTGAACAAAACAC TAGCAGAATTGGATCAGTCTTTCCCTTCACTGATTAATAAACTTCAAGACATAGAGAACCAAAGTGAGCACCTGCCTAGTCAAGCCAACACGTCCAGCAGTATCAGAAGAATCAAAGACTTGATCGAAAGTGCAAGAGACATGGCCAACAGA ATCAGGGGGCCTATCTTCTTTTCTGGCGATGCTCACATTGAACTTCGGCCTCCTAAAGACCTGGAAGACTTTCGAGCCTTCACTGCCATTAATCTTACGTTGCACCAACCAGAAGTTCCATCTCGAGGTGATGGAAGACGTAGGCGCCAACAAGAAGGCGAAAACCTGTTTGTCCTTTACCTTGGAAATAAGCAT ACAGTCAAGGATTACATTGGCCTGGTTGTGAGGAATGGAGTGCTGTTTTGTGTCTACAAACTAGGTGGCATTATTTATGAGATAGAGACCAGTGAGATTACCAAGTCCAAGAATGACAAAGCTTTCATGGATAGAGTGGATTTCCGCAG AGTTTATCAAGATGCAGTGGTTTTTTTCACAAAGACTTTCACTTCATCTGAACCCAAAGTTATAAACACCATACCTAGTCTGCCTCAAACCACGGTTGGATTACTTGATCTGGATTCCAACGAAGTTGCTTTATTTGTGGGTGGATACCCAAGCGATTTTACG CCACCAGAAGAGCTTCGGTACCCTGGATACAAGGGCTGTATTGAGTTTTCGACACTAAATGATCATATCCTTGGCTTGTTCAACTTTCAACGTGCTGTTAACATCACCAAAAACAACATATGTCTAAG GGGCAAAGTCCGCACCTCAGGGTATTATTTTGATGGCACAGGTTATGTGAAGGTCGAAGTATTAAGAAAAAACTCAATTATTAAGTTCTATGTTCAGAGTCATCAAATGGACGCGGTGCTTTTTCACATGGGAAATGAG aCGTCCTACTACTTTGTTGAAATGGAAGGAGGCTATATTGTTTTGAAGGGGGcaacaaatgacaaaataatttttgaaaagaCCAAAGAAAAAGTCTTTTTT ACCAACTTCATCCAGATCAGAATAACTCTGAATAATAAAGACATAAAAGTACAGGCCACAGACTCCGGGGTCAACATTTATCTCGGAAATGTCAAAGGGTTCTTTGAAGAGGCCTACATCGGGGGTGTTCCTGGTGAAGTCAGAGAAAA ATATAATATTATTCTTCCATCATTGAGAGGATGTGTAAACAGTGTCCAGGTAGATATCACTGTAGTTTTTACAGAGGAAGTTGGAATTGTCTCAGGTTGTCCAAATCCCTTACTg GGAGTGAGAGAAGCTACTTTTAAACGTGAGAGTTTTCTGTCTGTGCCACCTATTGTTGAGGATACGGAGAAAGGAACAATGGTTTCACTTGGATTCAAGTCATTCTCTCCCACAGGCGTCTTATTACACACCGGTGGAATG GAAAATGAATTTGAGTTGTATTTATCTGATGGCTTTATCCATATGAGAGACACTAACAATAATTTAAGAACCAAAAACCAATATGAAATTGGAAAATGGCACTACGTGactgcattcaaaaacagctcaGG GATGCAGCTAAATGTCGATAACACAAACATGGGAGATCCACAGATATCTACCATACCCAAAGGCATGGAAAAAGAAATTGTTTTGGGGAAATTTGATGGCTGTTTGAGGAACGTTTACATAAGGAG TCTACAGAAACAATACATCCCAGAAGACTTGAGCAGCTTCAACCAGAATGGAAACGTATCTTTGGGATTCTGCAAAGATGAGCGCCCTCCTCAGAAAACCGCTAAGAAGAGCGCAAGACATGCCGGAATTACTTCTGACTCAAAATTG ggAAATTCTAAACAAGGATGCAGATATCCAAAATTCCTGAAACACACCCACCACCTTGGTACCAACAGCCAGTTGCAGTTTTCAATAGATTCAGAGGAACTCAATAACAG GCCCCAGTTCTCCCTGGATGTCCAGACCAAATCATCTAATGGACTTCTACTCCATATCATAAGAAAACAGGGTGTCCCTCTTGTGGTCTTGTACCTAGTTGATGGAAAAGTCACACTCAGTGTTGGGTCAGACAATATTACCTCCTCTCAGAAGATCAATAACGGCAATTGGCACAAT ATCAAGTTCATTGTGAAGAAACGAGCATTTCTCTTAGCTGTGGATGATCTTCGAATACCCAATGGACGACTCTCGAAAGGGTTCACCCACGATCTTCGATCTCCTGTTTATGTGGGATATGGACAACTTCACATGGCTAATAAAACTCAA GGAAAAGCCACCCTTCAGAAGAGCATCATTGGATGCATTCGTGACCTGAAGTTTTCCAATGTTCTCCTTGCGGAACCAGCTGTCAATCATGGTGCCACTCACTGTTTTAAAGGGATGAGTGAGAAGGGGGCATACTTTGCTGGAGATGGTGCACATGTGGTCTTAG AAAACTTTCTTATCTCCGGTTCTACCTTCAACCTGGCTTTTGAGTTTCGTCCCAGGAAACTGACCGGCCTTCTCTTCCACAAAAGAAACCACCATGGACAAACCCTCACAGTGTTTCTCAAGAGTGGAAAG GTGGTGGTAAAAGTGTACGATGGACAACGTCACTACAGAACTGCAGTGACGCCAATCCAACCTCTCTGTGCTGCATTTAACTATGTAACAG TGTCCACACGGCGAAAAACTATCGAGCTGAGAGTGAATGAGGCAACATCACGAGTCAAACGACTGACTGGACTCAACCCTTCGGCTCGTGAAACTATCTACATTGGTGGCATTTCTG AGAAGCTGCTCAAAGAAGTCGAAGTAAGGACGTCTTATGCGGGCTGCCTGAGGAACTTGCGTCTCAATAAGACTCCTCTCTCATTGAAGTATGCGACTAGTGTGTTCGGCCCCATAAACACCACCGAATGCCCAGCAGAAAACGGGAATACTCCAGAATATCATGTAGAAAAAATGTCATAG
- the lama3 gene encoding laminin subunit alpha-3 isoform X2 has translation MPLLVLVKKYTESVHTLKPKVAELESDIEIVEDDLMVLNEKAIQTSSNAVQLLKTLTKTYQRGGNLHSESVNVLQKIQEFLDQLKQSNHTGGNTEEATRMLKEARRMLVEMQRQNCNTQRGLAIEELRKAQTLFNLIMNDLMVPLNHTSVATNRIRQKLMEQAADIRDIQEALIDAELDVNEANDVNNKNEKQLEDILTHLKVLEKDQGNIMADVNMIRRTLKDTSDLQKMMEDLTKDMSHLAAQIDGAKNSLDAKLNLLSKATAKERIVSKAEEHAQELWNLAMDFQMVILNIINSSAVQIAIEAIRALTDVTNAIREAEAAANWAKKVADQVLEDVQGQDLLKKADNLKELANKLLINAKKAEKILQDVTQKSEAYRNLIHQAEDKQSQLRQAMQDVVRKLNNIKRDDIGILIDQTKEDAFNVNTTTSDVIARIQNISEELNKTRIPSHESNLNNIIDDVNKTLAELDQSFPSLINKLQDIENQSEHLPSQANTSSSIRRIKDLIESARDMANRIRGPIFFSGDAHIELRPPKDLEDFRAFTAINLTLHQPEVPSRGDGRRRRQQEGENLFVLYLGNKHTVKDYIGLVVRNGVLFCVYKLGGIIYEIETSEITKSKNDKAFMDRVDFRRVYQDAVVFFTKTFTSSEPKVINTIPSLPQTTVGLLDLDSNEVALFVGGYPSDFTPPEELRYPGYKGCIEFSTLNDHILGLFNFQRAVNITKNNICLRGKVRTSGYYFDGTGYVKVEVLRKNSIIKFYVQSHQMDAVLFHMGNETSYYFVEMEGGYIVLKGATNDKIIFEKTKEKVFFTNFIQIRITLNNKDIKVQATDSGVNIYLGNVKGFFEEAYIGGVPGEVREKYNIILPSLRGCVNSVQVDITVVFTEEVGIVSGCPNPLLGVREATFKRESFLSVPPIVEDTEKGTMVSLGFKSFSPTGVLLHTGGMENEFELYLSDGFIHMRDTNNNLRTKNQYEIGKWHYVTAFKNSSGMQLNVDNTNMGDPQISTIPKGMEKEIVLGKFDGCLRNVYIRSLQKQYIPEDLSSFNQNGNVSLGFCKDERPPQKTAKKSARHAGITSDSKLGNSKQGCRYPKFLKHTHHLGTNSQLQFSIDSEELNNRPQFSLDVQTKSSNGLLLHIIRKQGVPLVVLYLVDGKVTLSVGSDNITSSQKINNGNWHNIKFIVKKRAFLLAVDDLRIPNGRLSKGFTHDLRSPVYVGYGQLHMANKTQGKATLQKSIIGCIRDLKFSNVLLAEPAVNHGATHCFKGMSEKGAYFAGDGAHVVLENFLISGSTFNLAFEFRPRKLTGLLFHKRNHHGQTLTVFLKSGKVVVKVYDGQRHYRTAVTPIQPLCAAFNYVTVSTRRKTIELRVNEATSRVKRLTGLNPSARETIYIGGISEKLLKEVEVRTSYAGCLRNLRLNKTPLSLKYATSVFGPINTTECPAENGNTPEYHVEKMS, from the exons ATGCCATTGCTG GTTTTGGTCAAAAAGTACACTGAATCTGTCCACACACTAAAACCAAAGGTTGCAGAGCTTGAATCAGATATTGAAATTGTCGAAGACGACCTAATGGTTCTCAATGAAAAG GCAATTCAAACTTCAAGTAATGCAGTTCAGTTGCTGAAGACTCTGACGAAAACATATCAAAGAGGGGGCAACTTACATTCTGAAAGTGTAAACGTCTTACAAAAGATTCAAG AGTTCTTGGATCAGTTGAAGCAATCAAACCACACAGGTGGGAACACTGAGGAGGCCACCAGGATGTTAAAAGAAGCCCGTCGGATGCTAGTGGAAATGCAAAGACAGAACTGCAATACTCAGAGAGGACTGGCAATTGAAGAGCTAAGAAAAGCACAAACAC TTTTCAACCTCATCATGAATGACTTAATGGTTCCTCTGAATCACACCTCGGTTGCCACTAATCGCATCAGACAGAAACTAATGGAACAGGCTGCTGATATTCGAGATATACAAGAGGCTCTTATAGATGCGGAGCTTGACGTGAACGAGGCAAATGATGTGAATAACAAAAATGAGAAACAACTGGAAGATATTTTG ACTCATTTAAAGGTATTGGAGAAAGATCAAGGAAATAtaatggctgatgtgaacatgaTAAGAAGGACATTGAAAGATACATCGGATCTTCAGAAAATGATGGAGGACTTGACAAAG GATATGAGTCATCTTGCTGCTCAGATTGATGGAGCAAAAAACTCTCTAGATGCAAAACTCAACCTGCTTTCGAAGGCCACCGCTAAGGAGCGAATTGTCAGCAAAGCTGAAGAGCATGCCCAGGAACTTTGGAATCTAGCTATGGACTTTCAAAT GGTCATCCTGAACATTATCAACTCATCCGCTGTTCAGATAGCCATTGAAGCCATCAGAGCATTAACTGATGTCACCAATGCAATCAGAGAGGCGGAAGCTGCAGCCAACTGGGCCAAAAAGGTGGCAGACCAGGTTCTTGAG GATGTGCAAGGACAAGATCTGCTAAAGAAAGCCGACAATCTTAAAGAGCTAGCAAATAAACTACTGATTAATGCCAAGAAGGCAGAGAAAATCCTACAAG ATGTCACccagaaaagtgaagcttataGAAACCTGATCCACCAGGCAGAAGACAAACAGAGCCAGCTGAGGCAAGCCATGCAAGATGTGGTGAGGAAATTGAACAACATTAAAAGGG ATGATATTGGTATCCTAATCGACCAAACCAAGGAAGATGCTTTCAATGTTAACACCACAACCAGTGATGTGATAGCCAGAATACAGAACATCAGTGAAGAACTGAACAAAACCAGAATTCCATCTCATGAATCAAACCTGAACAACATTATTGATGATGTGAACAAAACAC TAGCAGAATTGGATCAGTCTTTCCCTTCACTGATTAATAAACTTCAAGACATAGAGAACCAAAGTGAGCACCTGCCTAGTCAAGCCAACACGTCCAGCAGTATCAGAAGAATCAAAGACTTGATCGAAAGTGCAAGAGACATGGCCAACAGA ATCAGGGGGCCTATCTTCTTTTCTGGCGATGCTCACATTGAACTTCGGCCTCCTAAAGACCTGGAAGACTTTCGAGCCTTCACTGCCATTAATCTTACGTTGCACCAACCAGAAGTTCCATCTCGAGGTGATGGAAGACGTAGGCGCCAACAAGAAGGCGAAAACCTGTTTGTCCTTTACCTTGGAAATAAGCAT ACAGTCAAGGATTACATTGGCCTGGTTGTGAGGAATGGAGTGCTGTTTTGTGTCTACAAACTAGGTGGCATTATTTATGAGATAGAGACCAGTGAGATTACCAAGTCCAAGAATGACAAAGCTTTCATGGATAGAGTGGATTTCCGCAG AGTTTATCAAGATGCAGTGGTTTTTTTCACAAAGACTTTCACTTCATCTGAACCCAAAGTTATAAACACCATACCTAGTCTGCCTCAAACCACGGTTGGATTACTTGATCTGGATTCCAACGAAGTTGCTTTATTTGTGGGTGGATACCCAAGCGATTTTACG CCACCAGAAGAGCTTCGGTACCCTGGATACAAGGGCTGTATTGAGTTTTCGACACTAAATGATCATATCCTTGGCTTGTTCAACTTTCAACGTGCTGTTAACATCACCAAAAACAACATATGTCTAAG GGGCAAAGTCCGCACCTCAGGGTATTATTTTGATGGCACAGGTTATGTGAAGGTCGAAGTATTAAGAAAAAACTCAATTATTAAGTTCTATGTTCAGAGTCATCAAATGGACGCGGTGCTTTTTCACATGGGAAATGAG aCGTCCTACTACTTTGTTGAAATGGAAGGAGGCTATATTGTTTTGAAGGGGGcaacaaatgacaaaataatttttgaaaagaCCAAAGAAAAAGTCTTTTTT ACCAACTTCATCCAGATCAGAATAACTCTGAATAATAAAGACATAAAAGTACAGGCCACAGACTCCGGGGTCAACATTTATCTCGGAAATGTCAAAGGGTTCTTTGAAGAGGCCTACATCGGGGGTGTTCCTGGTGAAGTCAGAGAAAA ATATAATATTATTCTTCCATCATTGAGAGGATGTGTAAACAGTGTCCAGGTAGATATCACTGTAGTTTTTACAGAGGAAGTTGGAATTGTCTCAGGTTGTCCAAATCCCTTACTg GGAGTGAGAGAAGCTACTTTTAAACGTGAGAGTTTTCTGTCTGTGCCACCTATTGTTGAGGATACGGAGAAAGGAACAATGGTTTCACTTGGATTCAAGTCATTCTCTCCCACAGGCGTCTTATTACACACCGGTGGAATG GAAAATGAATTTGAGTTGTATTTATCTGATGGCTTTATCCATATGAGAGACACTAACAATAATTTAAGAACCAAAAACCAATATGAAATTGGAAAATGGCACTACGTGactgcattcaaaaacagctcaGG GATGCAGCTAAATGTCGATAACACAAACATGGGAGATCCACAGATATCTACCATACCCAAAGGCATGGAAAAAGAAATTGTTTTGGGGAAATTTGATGGCTGTTTGAGGAACGTTTACATAAGGAG TCTACAGAAACAATACATCCCAGAAGACTTGAGCAGCTTCAACCAGAATGGAAACGTATCTTTGGGATTCTGCAAAGATGAGCGCCCTCCTCAGAAAACCGCTAAGAAGAGCGCAAGACATGCCGGAATTACTTCTGACTCAAAATTG ggAAATTCTAAACAAGGATGCAGATATCCAAAATTCCTGAAACACACCCACCACCTTGGTACCAACAGCCAGTTGCAGTTTTCAATAGATTCAGAGGAACTCAATAACAG GCCCCAGTTCTCCCTGGATGTCCAGACCAAATCATCTAATGGACTTCTACTCCATATCATAAGAAAACAGGGTGTCCCTCTTGTGGTCTTGTACCTAGTTGATGGAAAAGTCACACTCAGTGTTGGGTCAGACAATATTACCTCCTCTCAGAAGATCAATAACGGCAATTGGCACAAT ATCAAGTTCATTGTGAAGAAACGAGCATTTCTCTTAGCTGTGGATGATCTTCGAATACCCAATGGACGACTCTCGAAAGGGTTCACCCACGATCTTCGATCTCCTGTTTATGTGGGATATGGACAACTTCACATGGCTAATAAAACTCAA GGAAAAGCCACCCTTCAGAAGAGCATCATTGGATGCATTCGTGACCTGAAGTTTTCCAATGTTCTCCTTGCGGAACCAGCTGTCAATCATGGTGCCACTCACTGTTTTAAAGGGATGAGTGAGAAGGGGGCATACTTTGCTGGAGATGGTGCACATGTGGTCTTAG AAAACTTTCTTATCTCCGGTTCTACCTTCAACCTGGCTTTTGAGTTTCGTCCCAGGAAACTGACCGGCCTTCTCTTCCACAAAAGAAACCACCATGGACAAACCCTCACAGTGTTTCTCAAGAGTGGAAAG GTGGTGGTAAAAGTGTACGATGGACAACGTCACTACAGAACTGCAGTGACGCCAATCCAACCTCTCTGTGCTGCATTTAACTATGTAACAG TGTCCACACGGCGAAAAACTATCGAGCTGAGAGTGAATGAGGCAACATCACGAGTCAAACGACTGACTGGACTCAACCCTTCGGCTCGTGAAACTATCTACATTGGTGGCATTTCTG AGAAGCTGCTCAAAGAAGTCGAAGTAAGGACGTCTTATGCGGGCTGCCTGAGGAACTTGCGTCTCAATAAGACTCCTCTCTCATTGAAGTATGCGACTAGTGTGTTCGGCCCCATAAACACCACCGAATGCCCAGCAGAAAACGGGAATACTCCAGAATATCATGTAGAAAAAATGTCATAG